From Nicotiana tabacum cultivar K326 chromosome 22, ASM71507v2, whole genome shotgun sequence, one genomic window encodes:
- the LOC107825917 gene encoding G-type lectin S-receptor-like serine/threonine-protein kinase LECRK2, translating into MAFATVFFLALLLFPLSAISQSYQNVSLGSSLTTSDVTTFWPSPSGEFAFGFQKIGNGGFILAIWFNKHPEKTIVWSANRNNIAPNGSNVHFSTDGRLVLFDPNGQEIWAHGTAGVAYGAMLDTGNFVLANSSSAILWQSFDEPTDTILPGQVLNQGNKLVSSFSDTNVSRGRFELTLQIDGNLVLYTVNYPLDAPNRPYWATNSVGSGYQVIFNQSGFIFLRAQNGTLLNSISSNEANSTTSQLYQRAILEYDGVFRHYVSPKSSSGRPMAWSTLHNIPDNICTLRQSVGGGACGFNSICSMGTNQRSRCICPFGYILNDPNDKLGGCRRNFSEQDCNHESREIEAFTFREMPKSNWFDGDYESYRDVSEDWCKQNCLSDCFCAVAIYSYKVCWKKRYPLSNGILNPSDDGKALIKIRKDNSTLGSSSTTTPPQFQTKRKSQSTLIISGSVLLGSSLFILMLLALIYFFKFKGKTPKKRVQYPTVPGVNLRSFSYNELEEATNGFEEELGTGAFSTVYKAVLNDENGKVVAVKKLHKMERDGEKGFEAEVNSISRTNHKNLVQLLGFCNEGQHRLLVYEYMKTGSIADLLFKDSRLSWSQRVQVAIDTAKGLCYMHEECSTQIIHCDIKPQNVLLDESLTAKIADFGIAKLLRNDQTRTTTKIRGTRGYVAPEWFRNMPITVKVDVYSFGILLLELICCRKSYEQDVANEDEMILVEWACDCYRRKEFRLLAGDDEEAIEDIKRFENFLMVAIWCIQENPALRPNMKKVMLMLEGSIDISVPPEPFFLY; encoded by the coding sequence ATGGCTTTTGCAACTGTATTTTTTCTTGCTCTCTTGCTCTTTCCCCTTTCAGCCATTTCTCAATCTTACCAAAATGTTAGTTTGGGTTCATCACTCACTACAAGTGATGTTACTACATTTTGGCCATCCCCTTCTGGAGAATTTGCTTTTGGCTTTCAAAAAATTGGAAATGGAGGATTCATACTAGCCATTTGGTTCAATAAACACCCAGAAAAAACAATAGTTTGGTCAGCCAATAGGAATAATATTGCCCCTAATGGATCCAATGTTCATTTCTCCACAGATGGAAGACTAGTCCTCTTTGATCCAAATGGTCAAGAGATATGGGCTCATGGCACGGCCGGAGTGGCCTATGGAGCCATGCTTGACACTGGAAACTTTGTGCTAGCAAACAGTAGTTCAGCCATTTTATGGCAGAGTTTCGATGAGCCAACCGATACGATTTTGCCAGGTCAAGTACTTAATCAAGGAAATAAGCTTGTCTCAAGCTTCTCTGACACGAATGTATCGCGTGGAAGGTTCGAGCTCACACTTCAAATTGATGGAAATTTGGTGCTTTACACTGTAAATTATCCACTTGATGCACCAAATCGTCCATATTGGGCGACGAATTCAGTTGGCAGTGGTTACCAGGTGATCTTCAATCAATCCGGCTTTATTTTCCTTCGAGCACAGAATGGAACACTGTTAAATTCGATATCTTCTAATGAGGCAAACTCAACAACAAGTCAATTATACCAACGAGCGATTCTTGAATATGATGGAGTTTTTAGGCACTATGTCTCTCCGAAATCTTCCAGCGGGAGGCCCATGGCATGGTCTACTTTGCATAACATACCGGATAACATTTGTACCCTCAGGCAAAGTGTTGGAGGGGGTGCCTGTGGTTTCAACAGCATTTGCTCGATGGGAACTAACCAGAGGTCAAGATGTATTTGTCCATTCGGGTATATCTTGAATGATCCGAACGACAAATTAGGTGGCTGCAGACGAAATTTCTCTGAGCAAGATTGTAACCATGAATCGAGAGAAATTGAGGCTTTCACTTTCCGAGAAATGCCCAAATCTAACTGGTTTGACGGTGATTATGAGTCTTACCGGGATGTTTCAGAGGATTGGTGCAAACAGAATTGTTTGAGTGATTGTTTTTGTGCTGTTGCTATTTACAGTTACAAAGTTTGTTGGAAGAAAAGGTATCCGCTTTCAAATGGGATTCTGAATCCGTCAGATGATGGGAAAGCTTtgataaaaataaggaaagacaACTCCACACTAGGATCATCATCAACAACTACGCCGCCTCAGTtccaaacaaaaaggaaaagtcaATCTACTCTAATCATTTCTGGTTCTGTGTTGTTGGGCAGTTCACTTTTCATCTTAATGTTGTTGGCccttatatattttttcaagtttaaagGGAAAACGCCAAAGAAACGTGTGCAATATCCAACGGTCCCAGGAGTGAACCTAAGAAGTTTTAGCTACAATGAGCTAGAAGAAGCTACAAATGGATTCGAGGAAGAATTAGGAACTGGGGCCTTCTCAACAGTTTATAAAGCAGTTCTTAATGACGAAAATGGGAAAGTCGTCGCTGTCAAGAAACTACACAAGATGGAAAGAGATGGAGAAAAAGGATTCGAAGCTGAAGTGAATTCAATCAGTAGGACTAATCACAAGAACTTGGTCCAACTCCTCGGATTTTGCAACGAAGGCCAACACCGGCTTTTGGTTTATGAATACATGAAAACTGGCTCAATAGCAGACTTGCTATTCAAAGATTCTAGGCTTAGTTGGTCCCAAAGAGTACAAGTTGCCATAGACACTGCCAAAGGGCTTTGCTATATGCATGAAGAATGTAGTACCCAAATTATACATTGTGACATCAAGCCTCAGAATGTGCTTTTAGATGAAAGTTTGACAGCAAAAATAGCAGATTTTGGAATAGCCAAGCTTTTGAGGAATGATCAGACTCGAACGACCACTAAGATACGTGGCACGAGAGGGTACGTAGCCCCAGAGTGGTTCAGGAACATGCCTATAACCGTCAAAGTGGATGTGTACAGCTTCGGAATCTTGCTCTTAGAGCTGATTTGCTGCAGAAAAAGTTATGAGCAAGATGTGGCAAATGAGGATGAAATGATACTTGTGGAGTGGGCTTGTGATTGCTATAGAAGAAAAGAGTTCCGTTTACTTGCGGGTGATGATGAAGAAGCAATAGAAGATATCAAGAGGTTTGAGAATTTTTTGATGGTTGCTATTTGGTGCATTCAAGAAAATCCAGCATTAAGGCCTAACATGAAAAAAGTCATGCTAATGCTTGAAGGTTCTATTGATATCTCAGTTCCACCTGAGCCTTTTTTCCTTTATTAG